A window of the Helianthus annuus cultivar XRQ/B chromosome 4, HanXRQr2.0-SUNRISE, whole genome shotgun sequence genome harbors these coding sequences:
- the LOC110932806 gene encoding cysteine proteinase inhibitor 5: MHNLFILTFLIMFLSCTKHSSALRGGWKPIPDVTDPTVVSIGKFAIDEHDKESHASLKFEKVIKGDQQLVAGMNYNLTITAADCGADKNYVALVWDKPWEKFRKLVSFKGPV; the protein is encoded by the coding sequence ATGCATAACCTCTTCATCCTCACATTTCTCATCATGTTCCTCTCTTGCACTAAACACTCCTCCGCCTTGCGCGGAGGTTGGAAGCCGATTCCTGATGTCACCGACCCTACGGTGGTCAGTATCGGCAAGTTCGCCATCGATGAGCACGACAAGGAATCCCATGCATCTctcaaatttgaaaaagtcatCAAAGGAGATCAACAATTGGTGGCCGGAATGAACTACAACCTGACCATCACGGCGGCTGACTGTGGCGCCGACAAGAATTATGTGGCTCTTGTTTGGGATAAACCGTGGGAGAAGTTCAGGAAGCTAGTGTCGTTTAAAGGACCAGTTTga